A single region of the Acidobacteriota bacterium genome encodes:
- a CDS encoding TlpA disulfide reductase family protein has translation MTTRFLRPLLPIFVFGSLALSCLPGGGGAINLEALDELRVEDLDGRIWDRQAFEGKVVLIDFWATWCGPCVHEIPFLKTAWQRFGEHDFLILGISLDGADRKGFREWLKANDVTWPQVHEGQSFDSPTPRLFGIRAIPRSILLDRKGQVIGTNLRGPRLIQAVEEAMGAPR, from the coding sequence ATGACGACACGGTTCTTGCGTCCGCTGCTGCCGATCTTCGTGTTCGGATCCTTGGCCCTGTCCTGCCTGCCCGGTGGCGGGGGCGCGATCAACCTCGAGGCCCTCGACGAGTTGCGGGTCGAAGACCTGGACGGTCGCATCTGGGACCGCCAGGCTTTCGAAGGCAAGGTGGTGTTGATCGACTTCTGGGCCACCTGGTGCGGACCCTGCGTACACGAGATCCCGTTCCTCAAGACCGCCTGGCAGCGCTTCGGCGAGCACGACTTCCTGATCCTCGGCATCAGCCTCGACGGGGCGGACCGCAAGGGTTTCCGGGAGTGGCTGAAGGCCAACGATGTCACCTGGCCCCAGGTGCACGAGGGGCAGAGCTTCGACTCGCCGACGCCGCGGCTGTTCGGAATCCGCGCCATCCCCCGCTCGATTCTCCTCGATCGCAAGGGCCAGGTGATCGGCACCAACCTCCGCGGCCCACGGCTGATCCAGGCCGTGGAGGAGGCGATGGGAGCTCCCCGCTGA